Below is a genomic region from Isosphaeraceae bacterium EP7.
GGGAAGGGGACCTTCGACCCGAGGGTGCAGGCCCTGACCGAGCTCTGGTCGAGGTGCGCCAAGGAGGGTCGAGTTCCGACCGAGGCCGAACGCGCCGGGGCCCTCGCCCTGATGGCCGAGCCCGCCTGGCGGCTGGACCGCGACGCGAAGACGGCGACTCATCTGTCGAACTGCCCGCTCAGCCTGGACGGGATCGCCAAAGGGTACATCGTCGATCGCGCCTGCGAGGCCGCGAAGGTCGGGGCGGGCGGCGTGCGGGCCCTGATGCTCAACGTCGGCGGCGACTTGCGAGTGGTTGGCCCGATGGATCAGGCGATCGGGATCGCCTGGCCCGGGCGCGACTCGGAGACCTCGCGGCCGATCACGACGATCGAGGTCGCCAATCTCGGGGTCGCCACCAGCGGCAACGATCAACGAGGCTTCACGATCGGCTCGCGACGGTATTCGCACATCTTCGACCCGCGCGACGGCCAGCCGCTCGACCGGGTGGTCAGCGCCACGGTGATCGCCCCCAATCTGGCCGACGCGGACGCGATGGCGAAAATCGTGGGCATCCTGACGACGGACGATAGCCTGACGCTGGTGGAGTCGATCCCTGGGGTCGAATGCCTGCTCGTCTCGGCCGACGGGGTCGTCTCGCGCAGCCAGGGTTTCCGGCGCTTCGAGCGGCCGCGCATCTCGACGATCTCGCTCCGGAACGACACGCCGACGGCCGACGGCAGCAAGGCGGCCTGGAATGACGCCTTCGAGCTGGCCGTCGACTTCGAGATCAGCCCCCCCACGGGGAAGGCCGGGCGCTATCGTCGACCTTATGTGGCGATCTGGGTCGAGGACGCCGATGGCCTGGCGGTCAGGACGCTGACGCTCTGGGTGCAGTCGACCTCGCCTGGGCCTCGCTGGATCCCCGACCTGAAGCGCTGGTACAAGGCCGACCAGGTCCGGCGGCTCGTGGACAAGACCGACCTGGTCGAGACGACGTCGAGGGCGACCCGGCCCGCGGGCAAGTACAAGGTCGTCTGGGACGGCACGGACGACCGCGGCCAGCGCCTCCATCAAGGGAAG
It encodes:
- a CDS encoding DUF2271 domain-containing protein, with the translated sequence MPRTLMSGAARSLVLVLVLSAMADARAAGEFAFHHENVMGTSMELRVRADDSGAAGRAEAAVLAEIDRLSAILSGYDGSSEFRRWQKTVGVPTPVSAELFEMLERADAWRSRGKGTFDPRVQALTELWSRCAKEGRVPTEAERAGALALMAEPAWRLDRDAKTATHLSNCPLSLDGIAKGYIVDRACEAAKVGAGGVRALMLNVGGDLRVVGPMDQAIGIAWPGRDSETSRPITTIEVANLGVATSGNDQRGFTIGSRRYSHIFDPRDGQPLDRVVSATVIAPNLADADAMAKIVGILTTDDSLTLVESIPGVECLLVSADGVVSRSQGFRRFERPRISTISLRNDTPTADGSKAAWNDAFELAVDFEISPPTGKAGRYRRPYVAIWVEDADGLAVRTLTLWVQSTSPGPRWIPDLKRWYKADQVRRLVDKTDLVETTSRATRPAGKYKVVWDGTDDRGQRLHQGKYTLSIEVAREHGTHQLIRKELTLGDTPIAETLEANVEIKAASVEYRRKADAR